In Pannonibacter sp. XCT-53, the sequence CGCTGCCCTGGAAGGCGTTGTAGGTCTGCTGCTGCGACACGGTGACGGCCGTCTGGAAGACCGAACTCTGGATCTGCTGGGACAGCATCTGGGTTCTTTCGATGCCCTTGCGGCGTTGCGCCGCCCACGCGTCATTGTAGTCCTTCAGCGTGACGCGCTCGTTTCTCTGTCCGAATTTGTTGCCGATGCCGCTCATGAGAAAAGGGTGGCCGATCATGGTTAACACACGGTTAACGCCCGCAATCTGCTTCGAATGACGGTTGCCGCCGGTCGGCTTGCGATGCTACTCCGCCCCTGTCCGGGCTGTCCCCTGCCAGACAGCCAGACCCAGAGCGCCTCACGACAGACCTGTCCGGAGCCCCCATGACCAGCCTCAATCTCGACGGCTACACTGCCGTGCCCGCCGGCAAGATCGCGTTCGTTGTCACCTTTCTGGAGATGACGGCGCGTCCTGTGCCGCGGGCCCTGCCTGCGCCGGAGGGCGTCACGCTCGTGCCCTGGGTGAAGCCGGACCCGGAGACCTACCTGCCGCTGTTTCGTGCGGTGGGCGATGACTGGCTCTGGTTCTCGCGGGTGCGGATGCCGCGCGCGCGCCTGGCCGCCGTTCTCGCCGAGGACACGCGCACCATCCATGTCGCCATGGCCGACGGCGAGCCGGTCGGGCTTCTCGAACTGGACTTTGCGGACCCGGCAAATGTCGAGCTGGCCTTCTTCGGCCTCGTGCCGCAGGCAACCGGCCGTGGTCTCGGGCGCTGGCTGATGGAGGCGGGGCTCGACATGGCCTGGGCCCGCCCGCAGACGCGCCGCTTCTTCGTT encodes:
- a CDS encoding GNAT family N-acetyltransferase — encoded protein: MTSLNLDGYTAVPAGKIAFVVTFLEMTARPVPRALPAPEGVTLVPWVKPDPETYLPLFRAVGDDWLWFSRVRMPRARLAAVLAEDTRTIHVAMADGEPVGLLELDFADPANVELAFFGLVPQATGRGLGRWLMEAGLDMAWARPQTRRFFVHTCTGDSPSALGFYRSSGFVPVSRSIEIVDDPRLLGVLPETAGAHIPLLRP